One window of Anopheles bellator unplaced genomic scaffold, idAnoBellAS_SP24_06.2 scaffold00622_ctg1, whole genome shotgun sequence genomic DNA carries:
- the LOC131214337 gene encoding uncharacterized protein LOC131214337 produces the protein MSLGRTVQNLPHLLCGILLISVVNPTQTLDYSIKVTKFVCIDTPYARTELHSCRTVVRRNEPTLLDLKLTVPEVVNYLRLHYKLDYKFNSYRPFFFNHDFEFCEFLKPKLRDPAASIAYNILVENFPSLRSPCPHGNRTYEVKHWVDSKYLPKSVPAGEYRITTTLTFKDNVTALKVLTYLAVRKKGIFDSMIEW, from the exons ATGTCGTTGGGGAGAACAGTTCAAAACCTTCCACACTTACTGTGTGGTATTCTTCTAATTTCTGTTGTAAACCCAACGCAGACTCTGGACTATTCGATTAAGGTTACGAAATTTGTGTGCATAGATACACCGTACGCGAGAACTGAGTTGCATTCCTGCAGAACTGTGGTGCGTCGTAACGAACCAACGCTTTTGGACCTGAAGCTCACCGTACCGGAAGTAGTCAATTATCTTAGGTTACACTACAAATTGGATTACAAGTTTAACTCCTATCGGCCGTTCTTTTTTAATCACGATTTTGAGTTTTGTGAATTTCTTAAACCAAAACTGAGAGACCCCGCGGCGAGCATCGCTTACAATATACTTGTAGAAAATTTTCCAAGCCTAAGGTCGCCGTGTCCACATGGA aACCGCACTTATGAGGTGAAACACTGGGTGGATTCGAAATATCTTCCGAAATCAGTCCCCGCTGGGGAATATCGAATAACAACGACATTGACGTTCAAAGACAACGTAACAGCGTTGAAGGTCCTCACATATCTCGCGGTCAGAAAGAAGGgtattttcgattcgatgatCGAGTGGTGA